The genomic stretch AGGCCGTCCAGTGGTTTGCCCTGGAAGTCGACGATAAACCGGTAGGCTCCCGCTCCCTCACCACCGCCCGGCCGGTTACCGTCGCCGAGAAAGGTCTGCATGGTGCGGCCGGAGGGGTGGCCGGTAACCTCTGGCCGTCCGAACGCCAGGGCATATTCAAACCGGCGCTGTTCGCCGGCCTTCACTGCCTGGTCCGATTTCCAGAATGCCACAATGTTGTCGTTGCTTTCCGCATTGGTTGGAATCTCGACCAGCACCACTGACCCTGCCCCCCAGTTGTCCTTTGGCTGAACCCAGGCACTGGGTCGCAGATCATAACGCGCCTCGCTGTCCTCAAACTGGTGGAATTTCTGGTCACGTTGAACCAAACCAAATCCCGCCAACTGCTTCACCTGATGAAAGCTCAACTGCAATTGCGAGGGATTCAGCAGCGGGCGCCAGAGCCACTCACCGGATGCGCCATCATGAACCAGCAGCCCATCCGAATCATGAACCTGGGGCCGCCATTCCCCCCTGGGCCGTATCGTGTTGTCGCCGTAGTAAAACATGGAGGTAAGAGGCGCCAGCCCCAATTGCCGGATGTCGTTCCGGAAAAAAAGTTGTGCCGTCACCTGCATCCGGGTACTTGCGCCGGGCCGAATCACAAAGCGGTACGCGCCGGTCAGGCTGGGGCCGTCCAGCAGGCCATATACCACCATGGTGTCGCTGCCCGCTGCAGGGCGCTCCAGCCAGAACTCCGTGAACGATGGAAATTCCTCGCCCGAGGGCAACCCGGTATCCACCGCAACACCGCGCCCCGAGAGCCCGAATCGCTGCCCTGCCCCCACGGCCCGGAAATAACTCGCGCCACCGAACACCAGAAACTGGTTCTGGATATTCTTGCCGGCCAGCGGAAAGGTCAGTTTGAACCCGGCGTAGCCAAGGTCTGCCGGGATGCGCTTCGCCAGTTCCGGGTTCGGATAATCGAAAACGGTCTTGTCGAACTCCAGCGGGTGGACCCCTTCACTGTCGATCACATTCAGTTTTACCGCGTGGGAATAAAAGCTCCCCTGGGGGATCATCATTACCTGAAACTGCGACCGACCCAGACGCCAGATGCTGGCTTCCGGTTTGAAGCGAATCGTCTGATAGTCCGGGTATTTCAGTGCCCTGAGAAACTCCGGTGCCAGCGGCGGAGCCTTGTAATCCTTCTGGGCCAGTACCTCGGCCTGCGCCGCCACATTCTCAAAGTCGAATGCATTGGCGATGGCCGGTAACCCAAACAAAAGACCAGCCAACAGGCCGGTAATTGATAGTGCTGATCCTTTCATGCAGAAAATTCCTTGTTTTCCCGTACTTAAATGTAGCACTTCATGCGGACATGGTCTCAAGTGACATCTTCGTAACGGCATTGAAAGGACAATAACTACGAAGGGACCCGGGGTTATGGGCCAATCCGGGTATGGGAGGCCTTAGATTCCCACTGACATGGACAGGGAAATGTCTGGGCTGGCCGGTCGCTGCATCGCCTGGCCGGAGAGGTCCAGAATCTGGCCAACGCTCATGCTGGCGTGGAAACCCTGCCCCTGAAGGCGCAGGGAGATTTCTCCGGTACTGGCGCGAAACCGGTCCTGACCTGCTCCTGAGGTTGACGCCCAGCCCTTGAGAACCGAGACCATAAGGAAGGAATTGACGGCGTCTGTGAATGGCATGGAGTAACCCGGGCTACGGGCGTTCAGACGAACCCACCCGCCTTCCGAGACATACATTGACTGGCCATTGAACCCCTTCATCATCGATGGCCCTGCAATCTGCAGGTATTCCGACGAGGCCAGATCATCCGGCGCGAACTGATAGCGGCCAGCGACGCCGAGATCCCAGGTGTAGAACGACCGGTTCAGCGATGCGGATAGCGCCAGCTTGTGGAACCGATTGCCCTCTGAGGAAGACCCCGTTGTGCTCAGGGATTCCCGGGTTTCCCAGCCGCCCAGCGCGGTCAGGCTCGATCCGGCCATAAAGCCCCCCGGCAGTTCCCGCTCTCCGGAGCATCGCACGCCAAGACGGGAAATTTCATGCGTGGAATCAGAGACCCACATCGATTCTTCAAACGACCGGCTCGTGCCCTTCGAATGGCTGAACAGGCTATCAAGCTGCAGACCCTGCCAGGACCAAAGCGAGCGGCTTCCGGAAATCGTCAGCCCCTCGTATTCGCCCTGGGCATCCAGTTGCTGCCCGGCGCTTTCCACCACGCCGGAATGCCGTGAGTCTTCCATTGCCAATTGAAAATCAGTGCCCGCTACCGGAAGGGAATATCGAAACACGAGGGTCTGGGAGTCGCTCCCATCCTGACGGGACGCCGAATCCCTGAAATCGAGGGCAATATCATGGCTGGACCAGATCACATTGTTGCCCGCCAAATTCAGGCGGCCCTTCGCCTGCTCATCGCTCTGGTCCGAATTGCCTGAGAACTGGAGGTGTGATGCCAGAAAACGGGAAACCGATTTGAGCAGGTTCTCCGGATAGAGGTCCCAGGCGGTCGGGTTTACCGGTACCCGCTCTGCCAGGGAGACAGCGCCGGCCGGCGCGCACCACAACAGTGCAAGAAAACAATAAATTCGCACAAGAAACGCCTCGGGAGGTCACTCAAAGAATTACCAACACTTTAAGTGTCACAGGCCCGGTAAGCCACAGCGTATTGCTAAAATTTACAATTTTAATGTTATTTAAAAACAGTATCTTATAGATACATGTGAAAGCTGTATCTTAATGTTGCAGACGGCCGGCTAGCGGCAACACAGACACACTCTTGGTTACAATTACCCTCTGTCCCCCTGCATTTCGTTCAGCAACTTGGTTAAACTCGGCACACTTTGTGATTGACCAGCAGTGAACAAGCTGACGTAATGGCGTCACGCAGCGCCCACAGGCCGTGACCTCAACGAAATTAAGGACAAGCGTTATGATCAAAAAGTGTCTGTTCCCTGTTGCCGGTTACGGCACCCGATTCCTGCCCGCCACCAAGGCCATGCCCAAGGAAATCCTGCCCGTGGTAAACAAGCCACTGGTGCAATACGGCGTTGAAGAAGCTGCGGAAGCCGGCATTCACGAGTTTGGCTTTGTCACCGGCCGGGGCAAACGGGCGATTGAAGATCATTTCGATATCAGCTACGAACTGGAGCACCAGATTGCCGGCTCCGGCAAGGAAGACCTTCTGACCTCAATCCGCGACCTGATTGATCACAACACCTTCGCCTTCACCCGGCAAAACGAAATGAAAGGGCTTGGCCACGCCATTCTCACCGGCCGCAACCTGGTGGGCGACAACCCGTTTGCGGTGGTACTGGCCGACGACTTCTGCATCGGCCCCGAAGGCGAAGACGGTGTTCTGGCGCAGATGGTGAAGCTTTACAACCAGTTTCGCTGCTCGATTGTTGCCATAGAGGAAGTGCCCGAGGACGAAACCCATAAGTACGGGGTGATTGCCGGCGAGTCCATGAAGGATGGCCTGTACCGGATCACCGACATGGTCGAGAAGCCGGCACCCAAGGATGCACCGAGCAACCTGGCGATTATCGGCCGTTACATTCTGACGCCGGACATTTTTGATATTATCGAGCGCACCCCGGCGGGCAAGAACGGTGAGGTGCAGATCACCGACGCCCTGCTGGAACAGGCCAGAAACGGGTGTGTGCTGGCCTATCAGTTCAAGGGCCGCCGATTTGACTGTGGCAGCATCGATGGCTTTGTGGAAGCCACCAACTACGTTTACGAGAACATATACAAGAAAGGCAAAAAGTAGGCGGAAGGCGCGGGCCGTCAGCCGCCCAGAATCTGAAGAACCATTCGCCGGTTTTCCGCACTTGTCCTGCGGAACCGGCGAAGCAGTTCCGTCTCCTCTAGTGTGAGCCTGGCCCGCTCCAGCTCTTCCTCAAGTTCACCCAGCGACACCAGAAGATCGTCACTTTTATCGAGGGCAATCCCGGGCAGCTCCAGTTGCCCGTCGTATTCAGGCTCCTCTGGCTCCCAGTGCTGAATGGATTGCATGTGCTGCATGGCCAATTACCTCGTCATTCCAACCGCGACCAATGTCCCGGAAAATGCCGTGCGAAGTGAATTAATCCTGAAATGTAGCGTACATATAGCTTTGCACACAATCTGCCTATACTGAATATGGCAATAACCGGACAGGACGTTTATGGCGGCAAGAATCCTGGATATCGAGTCGGCATGGGAACTGGTACTCAGTGCAGTAAACCGCAGCAATGTGACACTGCCATTGCCGGGCACAGATATCGAAGCCGTAGAACTGAATGGCCATGGTGCCTGGCACCTGGTTCAACCCGCCACCCGTGAGGCACAGGATCTGCTTTCGGTGTTTCTCCCGCTTTGCCGCCCCTTGCCGGCAGACGGACGTTCCAAAGTGATCGGGCAGCTTGGCCAGAGCCTGGACGGGCGCATTGCAACCGCGACCGGGTGTTCACGGTTTATCAACGGTGACGATGGCATTACCCACCTTCACCGGATCCGCGCGGTATC from Marinobacter subterrani encodes the following:
- the galU gene encoding UTP--glucose-1-phosphate uridylyltransferase GalU, which gives rise to MIKKCLFPVAGYGTRFLPATKAMPKEILPVVNKPLVQYGVEEAAEAGIHEFGFVTGRGKRAIEDHFDISYELEHQIAGSGKEDLLTSIRDLIDHNTFAFTRQNEMKGLGHAILTGRNLVGDNPFAVVLADDFCIGPEGEDGVLAQMVKLYNQFRCSIVAIEEVPEDETHKYGVIAGESMKDGLYRITDMVEKPAPKDAPSNLAIIGRYILTPDIFDIIERTPAGKNGEVQITDALLEQARNGCVLAYQFKGRRFDCGSIDGFVEATNYVYENIYKKGKK
- a CDS encoding ShlB/FhaC/HecB family hemolysin secretion/activation protein, which encodes MRIYCFLALLWCAPAGAVSLAERVPVNPTAWDLYPENLLKSVSRFLASHLQFSGNSDQSDEQAKGRLNLAGNNVIWSSHDIALDFRDSASRQDGSDSQTLVFRYSLPVAGTDFQLAMEDSRHSGVVESAGQQLDAQGEYEGLTISGSRSLWSWQGLQLDSLFSHSKGTSRSFEESMWVSDSTHEISRLGVRCSGERELPGGFMAGSSLTALGGWETRESLSTTGSSSEGNRFHKLALSASLNRSFYTWDLGVAGRYQFAPDDLASSEYLQIAGPSMMKGFNGQSMYVSEGGWVRLNARSPGYSMPFTDAVNSFLMVSVLKGWASTSGAGQDRFRASTGEISLRLQGQGFHASMSVGQILDLSGQAMQRPASPDISLSMSVGI
- a CDS encoding glucan biosynthesis protein G, coding for MKGSALSITGLLAGLLFGLPAIANAFDFENVAAQAEVLAQKDYKAPPLAPEFLRALKYPDYQTIRFKPEASIWRLGRSQFQVMMIPQGSFYSHAVKLNVIDSEGVHPLEFDKTVFDYPNPELAKRIPADLGYAGFKLTFPLAGKNIQNQFLVFGGASYFRAVGAGQRFGLSGRGVAVDTGLPSGEEFPSFTEFWLERPAAGSDTMVVYGLLDGPSLTGAYRFVIRPGASTRMQVTAQLFFRNDIRQLGLAPLTSMFYYGDNTIRPRGEWRPQVHDSDGLLVHDGASGEWLWRPLLNPSQLQLSFHQVKQLAGFGLVQRDQKFHQFEDSEARYDLRPSAWVQPKDNWGAGSVVLVEIPTNAESNDNIVAFWKSDQAVKAGEQRRFEYALAFGRPEVTGHPSGRTMQTFLGDGNRPGGGEGAGAYRFIVDFQGKPLDGLRPDAAVVSQVTGGEGVEVIEHFVEYIEASNVWRLSILARPDVAKPLTLRGFLSLDDQPLTETWTYSLAPSTGLRANPE